CCGTATCCCCTGAGCTGGATAAACTTAACCGGCTGGTGCAGGAAGACACGTTCGTCGCCGCCATCGCCGACCCCAATGGCAAATTGCTCTGGACTGCCGAACACCCATCCCTGCGACCCTTTACCGAAACCATTAACTTCATACCGGGCGGTCAATGGGCGGAATCCATCAGCGGCACGAACGGTGTCGGTTTGGCATTGAGCTTGTGCCGACCGTGCACGGTGTTTGCGACCGAGCATTATTGGCCTGCCTGCCACGACATTGTGTGCTACGCCGCCCCGATTATTCACCCGCAATCCGGGCAATTGCTGGGGGTGTTGGATTTGACGACGCACTGGCAGCGGCATGTTCCCTTTGCGGAAAGCGTAGTGGCGCACATAGCCAACGATATTGCGCGGCGTTTGCCGATTTACTTGCCCAGAGCCGACCTCGAAATTCATGCCTTGGGGCAAGCCAAAGTCTTGTTTCAGGGGCAATGCTTGCACCTTAACCAGCGTCAGCTTGAAATCCTCTGTATCCTCGCCCTGAACCCACAAGGCATCACCCTAGAAACCTTGTATCAAGCGTTGTGCCCTCATGCGCACACCCATCCCGCGACCATCAAGACCATTCTTACCTCTTTGCGCCATCTATTGAAGGGGGAAATCAGCAGCCATCCTTACCGCTTTGGCATGTCCGTATGGGCGGATTTTGTGGAATTGTCACAGGTGCTCCAGCAGAACAACCGTATTGCAGACGCGCTCAAGCTGTATCACGGCTCGCTGTTACCGAACTCCACCGCCCCGGCATTGGAGGAAGCACGAAACCACCTTGAAGCGGGTATGGAAGCGTTGCTATACCGCTGTCAGGATGCTCAAACCTTGCTCGACCATGCCAACAACCTGCTGTGTAACCCGTTGGTACGGGAACGCTTGCTGGAATTGTTGGCCTGCTGATGACCACCAAGGTTTAACAAAGGTTGGTGAACAAAGCGCCCATTACCAACCTTTGTTAAACCCCTTTCCCGGTAAATTAGGCACTGTCGGCAACCGATAACAAGCCCTAATAAAGTCGCAAGGAGCAATGCCATGAAACCCCTAACATCCATCCATGCCACCCTCATCACACTGGCGTTGACAGCAAGCGCCCCAGCGGTTGCGGGTGTCCAGTTCCGTATTAGCCATGAAACCAGCAGCAATGAATACGTGGTCTACATGACCCCGGACACCGTACCCACGCCCGATATGGTGCTGTCAGCGCAAGTCAGCTTGGTCGTGCCGCGCTCAACGGATGGTAACGGTTTTGTTATCAACAGCCTGAAAAGCGCCGTCAAGGGCATCAACTGGGTTAACCATTCACAGGTAAAAGCCCCCACCGAAAACCGCCAAGCGGATTATTTGTCATTCGGGTTGCTATACAGCGGTGGTCGCCCGCCCGCATTCGGTTGGCAAGCAGGCAAGGAGCAGCGCATCTTTTCCTTCACCAGCCCATCCGGGTGCGTGCCGGGAATGGCTTTGCTGGAGAATAGCGACCCATTCAGCCAGTTACCCAATTCAGTCAATACCAACCCCGGCAATGAATTTACCAATGTCGGCTGGTTGGGTGGCAATGCCTATACTGGCAACTATGGCGGCGCGGTGCAGTGTGGAACCGCCGCTACCTTACCTGCGCCGATTATTTCCGCTATTCCGGCATGTGAAAAGAATGCGGCTAAATTGGGCGGAATCAGCCGTGAAATTCAAATCTTGTCTACCTTGCTCAACCGGCTGAGTGTTTCCACCCAACGCACCAATCTGCAACAACAGTTGGATGCGCTACGCAGTGCCTTAAAATGCTCATGAACATTGGCGATGACAGAGTGGGCTGCGCACCAAATGACGGCACTTGGCAACTGTGCGAATCCACCCCTTTGCAATTGGCAGCCGCGCCATCGTTGGAAAAAATCAGCCAATTGGTGCATACCAACGAATTGCTGATTACGCTTGCTGATCAGCATGGGCGGCTGTTGTGGACTTATGCCAGCAAAGCCAATTGGACGCTTTTATCGGATTGGGTGTGTTATTCAGCGCCGATTCTCCATCCGCAATCCGGTGAATTGCATGGCGTGTTAAGTTTGGGCATGAATTGGGAGCGCCATTCTGTCGCCGGTGAACTCATGGCTGGCTCATTGGCGCAAGACATTGCGCAACACTTGCCACGCCATGTGCCGCGTGCGCAATTGGAAATCCATGCCTTGGGTCAGCCTTGGGTACGTTTTCGCGGCAAAATCTTGCATGTCACTCCCCGTATGGTCGAAATCCTCTGCATCCTAGCGCTGAACCCAGACGGACTAACCTTAGAAGCCTGCCATGCCGCTTTATACGGTGATGTGCCGGTGGCGACCACCACCTTGAAAGCAGAGTTATCCCATTTGCGCACCTTGCTGGATGGGTCTGTCAGTTCCCGCACTTACCGCTTATTGGGTACGGTATGGGTTGATTTCGTCGAATTGTGGACAGCCCTGCGCCTGCATCAAGACGAGGTAGCCCGCAGTTTGCGTAGCGGGGAATTATTGCCAGCGTCGCAATCGCCAGAGATTCAGGAATGGCGTAATTGCCTCAATGCCGTCAGTTCCGCCAATGCGCGTCACGGCGCTTCTACAGGCCGTTTCAGCCCGTGAACGCTTCCTTAGATGCCAGATACGCCTGTTCTTCCGCCGTGCTTTCGCGCCCTAATGCCGTGTTGCGGTGTGGAAAACGCCCAAATTGGCGCACAATTTCGCGATGATGGCGGGCGAAACGCGCATTGGCTTCCAGTCCGGCGGCTTCAAACAAGCGCACCGATGCATCCTGATCGGCTAGGTGTTCGCTGTGCATCAGCGGCATGTAGAGAAACATGCGGCGTTCGGGCGGTAATAATTGGTCAAAACCGTGCTGAAGCGCGTGTTTGGTGACGGCTACCGCGTGTTGTTCGGTGGAAAAGCTACGCGCTTCCCCGCGAAACATATTGAGCGGGAATTGATCCAACACAATGCACAGCGCCAAGCAGCCGTCGGGTGAAGCTTGCCAAACGTCAAGTTCCCCGGCGGCGGCTTGTTCCCACAACGCACCAAAGCGTTGCTGAATGTCGGTATCCAGCGCGGGAGTGGAGGCAAACCAATGCTCTGGCAGCGGCGGGGTGTACCAAAAATCGAGAATATCCGTTGGTGTATGCGCTTTCATCATCAAGTTTACGCTGCCTCAGTAATTCGGTTCATTGCCCGCTTTCCATTTAATATTGCAGCCTAGCGAGGGTTTTTGCTCATCGGGCGGGTACATATTGTCGAGTAAGCGATCCAGTGCATGGCGCAAATCATTGCCGGTCACGGGTATATCCCCACGCGGGCGGGCATCATCAAATTGCCCACGATAGAACAACTGGTGGTGTTCGTCGAAGAGGAAGAGGTCAGGGGTGCAAGCCGCTTTATATGCTTTAGCCACCGCTTGAGTGTCGTCATACAAATACGGGAAGGTGTAACCGTGTGCGTGTACGGCTTCGATCATTTTTTCAGGGCTATCATCGGGGTAATTGTCGACATCGTTAGCATTGATGGCGACCACCGCGACACCGCGTTCTTGGTAATCTTTTGCCAATTGCGTGAAAACGTCGCGGATTAAAATCACGTAGGGGCAATGGTTACAAATAAAAATAACCAGTAATGGTTTGCTCGCAAAATCTTGTTTGCTAACAAGATTACCGCTGGCTGGTGCTGGGAGCGTGAAGTTAGGTGCATCGGTACCAAGGGCTAACATGGTGGAAGGGGTGCGTGCCATGGCCGCCTCCTTTGATCTAACAATAGTGGTAGGGTAACTTGATTATACGCAAATTGTTACCGCTCGTGACAAATTCCACACATTTCGGCTTATACTGCTGCATCGCAACAGTAAATTCGTGGAGAAGTGGGTATGGCAGCGCATTACGAAGACTTGGGGCACGGCGTTTATTGCATTGATACGGATCTTTATCGCCCGCAAATGGCGGCCTGCTACTTGGTGCGCGAAGGCGATGCAGTCGCGTTTGTCGATACCGGCACTTACCACACGGTTCCGCAATTGCTGGCAGTATTGGCGGTGCTGGGCTTGAGTGCTGACAATGTGCGCTATGTTATTCCCACGCACGTGCATTTGGATCATGCGGGCGGTGCCGGTGAATTGATGGCGCGTTGCCCGAATGCAACCCTGATCGTGCACCCCAAGGGCGCCGCGCACTTGATTGATCCGTCCAAATTGCAAGCGGGAGCCACGGCGGTTTACGGAGCGGAAGGCTTTGCTAAGGATTATGGCAAATTAGTTCCGGTGCCTGCCGAGCGCGTTATCGCTGCCAGTGACGGTTACACGGTTGATCTGAACGGACGCTGTTTAACGTTTTACGATACGCCGGGACACGCCAATCACCACGGCTGCATTTTCGATGCAAACAGCCGCTATTGTTTCACGGGCGATACCTTCGGGATTTGCTACCGCGAGTTTGTGACGGCTAAAGGCGCATGGATTTTCGCTCCCACGACGCCGGTGGCTTTTTCACCGAATGAATGGCAACAAAGCCTCGATAAATTGGCTGCACTGCAACCCGCCGCGATGTTGCTTACGCATTATGGGCGTGTCACCGATGTGCTGGGCTTGCTGCCCAAACTGCGTGCCAGCATCGAAACATTGAGCAACCTAGCGCTAACCCTAAGAAATGCACCAGAAGGGCGCGTTGATGCACTTAAAACGCAAATCTTTTTGACCTGGCTTGAAGAGATAGATAAACACGGTGCTGACCTTCCCGAAAGAGATAGCCGTGAATTGCTGCGTATCGACGCTACCCTGAACGCACAGGGGCTGGATGTGTGGTTAAAGCGTCTGGAAAAAGCCAAAACCTGAAGGATATTCAGGTAATTGCAAATACCCTAGCAATAAAATCAACTAATTCAATGTAAGCATAGTGCTATATAACAATATAATTATATTCTTTAAATATAAGCATTTAGGTGCAAAATACATAGATTTTTCTTATCGTATCGAAGAAACAAACCCATTGGTTTATGCACTAAAATTGTATAGAGTGTGAATGGTTCAAAGTTTCAAGCAAGTGGCTAATGAAATTTTTCTATAGTAGATAGAATTGGTGTTGGTCACTCAAAAATCGATACAAGATTTGGCGGGTACCCATACACTTACGGGAGATTGGCATGATCAAGCCTCATGGTTCTGAGGAACTGAATCCACTATTCGTATACGACAGTGCTGAAAACGAAGCGCTGCAAAAAGAAGCAGAAAGCCTGCCTTCCATCGTCGTCAGCTCGGCGACGGCAGCGAACGCGGTGATGCTCGGCGGTGGCTATTTCAACCCGCTCACTGGCTACATGAACAAAGCCGATGCACTGTCAGTCGCTGCAACGATGCACACCACGTCTGGTCTGTTTTGGCCAACGCCGGTACTGAATCTGGTTGAAGATGCTGGCAGTCTCAAAGCGGGTGATCGCATTGCCTTGAAAGACCCCAACGTGGCAGGGCATCCGGTACTTGCCATCATGGATGTCGAGGGTGTCGAAGCATTCACTGACGAAGAAATGGCGACCATGACCCAGCAGATTTACCGTCCTGCTGAAGGTGAAGCGCATATCGGCGCGGATACGTTCAATGCCCAAGGCAAGTTTTGTCTGTCAGGGCCGATCAAAGTCCTGAACTTCTCCTACTTCCAAAGCGAATTCCCGGATACTTTCCGTACTGCGGTTGAAATTCGCAACGAAATTACCGAGCGCGGCTGGAAAAAAGTCGTTGCCTTTCAAACCCGTAATCCGATGCACTTAGCGCACGAAGAACTGTGCCACATGGCAATGGATCGTCTCGGCTGTGATGGTTTGGTCATCCACATGTTACTGGGGCAATTGAAGAAGGGTGATATTCCCGCGCCAGTCCGTGATGCCGCCATCCGCAAGATGGTTGAGCTGTATTTCCCAGCGAATAGCGCGATGGTCACGGGTTACGGTTTCGACATGTTGTATGCGGGCCCGAAAGAAGCGGTATTACATGCCGTATTCCGCCAAAACATGGGGGCGACGCATTTCATTATTGGTCGTGACCACGCGGGGGTGGGCGATCATTACGGTGCCTTTGACGCGCAGGAAATTTTCGATAATGAAGTGCCTAAAGATGCGCTTGCGATCGAAATCTTCCGCGCCGACCACACCGCTTACTCCAAAAAGTTGGATAAGGTGGTGATGATGTGTGAAGCGCCGGATCATCAAAAGGAAGATTTTGTCCTGCTGTCTGGTACCAAAGTGCGTGAAATGCTGGGGCAGGGCATTGCACCAC
The DNA window shown above is from Candidatus Thiothrix sulfatifontis and carries:
- the sat gene encoding sulfate adenylyltransferase, with amino-acid sequence MIKPHGSEELNPLFVYDSAENEALQKEAESLPSIVVSSATAANAVMLGGGYFNPLTGYMNKADALSVAATMHTTSGLFWPTPVLNLVEDAGSLKAGDRIALKDPNVAGHPVLAIMDVEGVEAFTDEEMATMTQQIYRPAEGEAHIGADTFNAQGKFCLSGPIKVLNFSYFQSEFPDTFRTAVEIRNEITERGWKKVVAFQTRNPMHLAHEELCHMAMDRLGCDGLVIHMLLGQLKKGDIPAPVRDAAIRKMVELYFPANSAMVTGYGFDMLYAGPKEAVLHAVFRQNMGATHFIIGRDHAGVGDHYGAFDAQEIFDNEVPKDALAIEIFRADHTAYSKKLDKVVMMCEAPDHQKEDFVLLSGTKVREMLGQGIAPPKEFSRPEVAQILIDYYQSENS
- a CDS encoding thioredoxin family protein — protein: MARTPSTMLALGTDAPNFTLPAPASGNLVSKQDFASKPLLVIFICNHCPYVILIRDVFTQLAKDYQERGVAVVAINANDVDNYPDDSPEKMIEAVHAHGYTFPYLYDDTQAVAKAYKAACTPDLFLFDEHHQLFYRGQFDDARPRGDIPVTGNDLRHALDRLLDNMYPPDEQKPSLGCNIKWKAGNEPNY
- a CDS encoding transcriptional regulator yields the protein MSLTKHQAALRSRRDQAEIQKERFVQGLSLCHGKSSCQEPCAQRVNATTVASWQRSPAALQSQPIATPRDDEHSILATWEASLLRQAVSPELDKLNRLVQEDTFVAAIADPNGKLLWTAEHPSLRPFTETINFIPGGQWAESISGTNGVGLALSLCRPCTVFATEHYWPACHDIVCYAAPIIHPQSGQLLGVLDLTTHWQRHVPFAESVVAHIANDIARRLPIYLPRADLEIHALGQAKVLFQGQCLHLNQRQLEILCILALNPQGITLETLYQALCPHAHTHPATIKTILTSLRHLLKGEISSHPYRFGMSVWADFVELSQVLQQNNRIADALKLYHGSLLPNSTAPALEEARNHLEAGMEALLYRCQDAQTLLDHANNLLCNPLVRERLLELLAC
- a CDS encoding DUF924 domain-containing protein, giving the protein MMKAHTPTDILDFWYTPPLPEHWFASTPALDTDIQQRFGALWEQAAAGELDVWQASPDGCLALCIVLDQFPLNMFRGEARSFSTEQHAVAVTKHALQHGFDQLLPPERRMFLYMPLMHSEHLADQDASVRLFEAAGLEANARFARHHREIVRQFGRFPHRNTALGRESTAEEQAYLASKEAFTG
- a CDS encoding helix-turn-helix domain-containing protein, giving the protein MLMNIGDDRVGCAPNDGTWQLCESTPLQLAAAPSLEKISQLVHTNELLITLADQHGRLLWTYASKANWTLLSDWVCYSAPILHPQSGELHGVLSLGMNWERHSVAGELMAGSLAQDIAQHLPRHVPRAQLEIHALGQPWVRFRGKILHVTPRMVEILCILALNPDGLTLEACHAALYGDVPVATTTLKAELSHLRTLLDGSVSSRTYRLLGTVWVDFVELWTALRLHQDEVARSLRSGELLPASQSPEIQEWRNCLNAVSSANARHGASTGRFSP
- a CDS encoding MBL fold metallo-hydrolase, with the protein product MAAHYEDLGHGVYCIDTDLYRPQMAACYLVREGDAVAFVDTGTYHTVPQLLAVLAVLGLSADNVRYVIPTHVHLDHAGGAGELMARCPNATLIVHPKGAAHLIDPSKLQAGATAVYGAEGFAKDYGKLVPVPAERVIAASDGYTVDLNGRCLTFYDTPGHANHHGCIFDANSRYCFTGDTFGICYREFVTAKGAWIFAPTTPVAFSPNEWQQSLDKLAALQPAAMLLTHYGRVTDVLGLLPKLRASIETLSNLALTLRNAPEGRVDALKTQIFLTWLEEIDKHGADLPERDSRELLRIDATLNAQGLDVWLKRLEKAKT